A region of Pseudarthrobacter sp. NIBRBAC000502770 DNA encodes the following proteins:
- a CDS encoding alpha/beta hydrolase: METPPAGQAGALPRKRTALFWASMACAAGLIGVALWMLAGNPAVPVGHPLLPGILLCAVAAGAAWAVLIWRRRDVPRPRSRVRAIGAWAGRLAVLALAAGLAWLTPFGYQPGPTAEAGPASDLTVTETSTAITMSPDGARTTRGLVFYPGARVDARAYQDILGPVVAAGYRVVILKEPLGLSLLDGNQARSAIQDNPDITRWAVGGHSLGGVAASSFALHNTDISGLVLYASYPVESLRGRTGLAVLSVSGTKDGLSTPKKIQASRELLPEDTEFIAVQGGVHAFFGDYGAQPGDGEPGIGRGAAQQQIGTATVSFLGQLPGGR; the protein is encoded by the coding sequence ATGGAGACCCCACCTGCCGGCCAGGCCGGCGCGCTGCCCAGGAAACGGACTGCCCTTTTCTGGGCATCCATGGCATGTGCTGCCGGCTTGATCGGTGTGGCGCTGTGGATGCTGGCCGGGAATCCAGCTGTGCCGGTCGGCCATCCGCTGCTGCCGGGCATCCTGCTGTGCGCGGTTGCCGCCGGTGCCGCCTGGGCAGTCCTGATCTGGCGACGCCGCGATGTCCCGCGGCCACGGTCCCGTGTCCGCGCCATCGGGGCGTGGGCCGGCCGGCTGGCCGTCCTGGCGCTCGCCGCCGGGCTCGCCTGGCTCACCCCCTTCGGCTACCAGCCGGGACCGACCGCGGAGGCCGGGCCGGCGTCGGACCTCACCGTCACCGAAACCAGCACCGCCATCACCATGTCGCCCGACGGAGCCAGGACCACCCGGGGGCTGGTCTTCTACCCGGGCGCGCGGGTGGACGCCAGGGCCTACCAGGACATCCTGGGCCCCGTGGTGGCCGCCGGGTACCGCGTGGTCATCCTGAAGGAGCCGCTCGGGCTCAGCCTCCTGGACGGCAACCAGGCCCGCAGCGCCATCCAGGACAACCCGGACATCACCAGATGGGCGGTGGGCGGCCACTCCCTGGGCGGGGTGGCGGCCTCATCGTTCGCCCTCCACAACACAGATATCTCGGGGCTGGTCCTGTACGCCTCCTATCCCGTGGAATCACTGCGGGGACGGACCGGACTGGCAGTCCTTTCCGTCTCCGGGACCAAGGATGGCCTCAGCACGCCGAAGAAGATCCAGGCCTCCAGGGAACTCCTGCCGGAGGATACTGAGTTCATCGCCGTACAGGGCGGAGTGCACGCTTTCTTCGGTGACTACGGCGCGCAACCGGGCGACGGCGAGCCCGGCATCGGCCGCGGCGCCGCACAACAGCAGATTGGCACCGCCACCGTCAGCTTCCTGGGTCAGCTGCCGGGCGGACGCTAA